Sequence from the Nocardioides exalbidus genome:
GCACGCGCTGGTCGGCAACCGCTCGGCCGTCGGCGAGCAGTACGTCGAGCTCCAGCCGCAGAGCGACAAGGGCCCGTTCCTGCAGGACGACTCCGAGATCGCCCGCGACCGCACCACGACGCCGATCCAGACCGACACCCTGCTGACCCACCTCGACGAGACGGTGCGCAGCGTCGACCAGGACGACCTGCGCACGGTGACGAAGGAGCTGGGCCTCGCGCTCGGGGGCGCCGGTCGCGACCTGCAGACCATCCTCGACACCAGCAACGACTTCATCACCGCGGCCGACGAGAACTTCGACGTCACGGTCGACCTGATCCGCAACGCCAACACCGTGCTCGACGGCCAGGTCGACTCCGAGCGCGCCTTCCGGCGCTTCGCCCGCGACCTGTCGTCGTTCACCACCACCGTCGCCGCCCACGACAAGGACCTCCGCACGCTCATCGAGGACGGCTCGCTCGGCGCCAACGAGCTGCGCACCTTCCTCGAGGACAACGAGGTCGAGCTCGGCGACCTGATCAACAACCTCGTCACCACCGGCGAGGTCGTGGTCAAGCACCTCGACGGCATCGAGCAGCTGCTCGTGATCTACCCGTACGTCGTCGAGGGCAGCTTCACCGTCGTGTCGAAGTCGCCCGGCACCGGCCTCTACGACGCCCACTTCGGCCTGGTCCTGACCCAGGACCCCGCGGTGTGCCACGCCGGCTACGAGAACACCGACCGCCGTCCGCCGCAGGACGGCAGCAACCGCCCGATGAAGGAGGACACCCGCTGCACGTCCCCCGCCTCGGAGACCAACGCCCGCGGTGCGCAGAACATCCAGGCGCCGCGCGCGGCCACCGGATGGGGTCCGGCCGACCTCGCCTACGACCCCGACACGGGCACCCTGACCTCCGATCCCGCCGCCATCGAGCGGCTGGAGCGCGGCGGTAGCGTGGCCCCGGCCAGTCTCGGAGAGGAGACGTGGAAGTGGCTCTACCTCCAGCCCCTGCTGGCACGCGACTGACCCCCCGGGTCCGCACGGCGATCGCCGCGGCACTGGCGCTGGTCGTGGTGGTGTGCCTCGGCCTCGTGGTGTGGCTCTCGACCAGCTCACGTGCCGAGGCCGACGGCGGCCTCACCCTGCCCGACGAGCGCGAGCAGGTGATGAGCCTGACCAGCCAGTTCGTCAAGCGCCTCGGCACCTACAGCCCCGACATGCTCGACGAGTCGGGCCAGATGCCCGACTACCGCTCCCAGGTCCGCGAGGTCATCACGCCCAAGTTCGCCGCCGACTTCGACAAGGAGGTCGCGACCGCCGAGCAGCTCGTCGCCCAGGGCGGGATCACCCGCAGCGCCGACGTGTTCGCCACGGCCGTCTCCTCCATCGACGACGACTCCGCGCGGGTGCTGGTCGCCGGTGCCTTCACCGACAGCTACACCCAGGGGGAGGGCGCGAAGGCGAAGACCGTCGACCAGGAGCCGCTGCCGTTCCGGTTCACCGTCGACCTCGTCAAGATCGAAGGCGACTGGCTCGTCGACGACTTCACCCCCGTCAGCTCACCCGACGACGGCTCGGGCACCGGCGGCGCGACGCCGACCGAGGGGAGCACTCCGTGAGCGACGTCCCCACCTGGTACGACCTCCTCGACGTCGACCGCGACGCCTCGACCGACGAGATCCGCGCGGCCTGGAAGTCGCAGATCGCCGACCTCGAGCCCGGCGACCGGCGCTTCGACGCCCTCAACCGGGCGGCCCGGGTGCTGCTCGACCCCGTCGCGCGGTCGTCGTACGACGCCGAGCACCCGGTGGTCGTCGACGACGACCCGGTCGCGGACGAGGCCCCGGCGCCCGCGTCCGTCGACCGCGCCACGCCGCCGCTGGTCGAGGAGGGCGCCCCGGCGCCCGTCACCGGACCCGGTTCCGACGACGCGACGCCCGGTGGCGTGCCGTCGTGGCTGCTCGCGGGCCTGGCGATCGTCGCGGCCGGCCTCGTCGCGGTGACCGCGTGGATGTGGACCAGCGCCGACTCCGGCGCGGGCGGCTCCGCTGCCCGCGACGCCCAGGTCGCGGCCGAGCGCGCCGTCGTACCCGTGCTGTCCTACGACTACGAGCACCTCGCCGACGACCAGAGGGCCGCGCAGGCACTGATGACCGGCAGCTACCGCGAGGAGTACGACAAGCTCTTCGCGGTGCTGGAGGAGAACGCGCCCCAGACCAGGACGAAGGTCAGCGCCGAGGTGGT
This genomic interval carries:
- a CDS encoding MCE family protein gives rise to the protein MITRRTRLQLLVFALITLVGVSYVGARYARLDRLVVDQSYTVVAHFADSGGAFQGAEVSYRGVRVGEVRELVLTDDGVDLVLDIDDEFDDIPADAHALVGNRSAVGEQYVELQPQSDKGPFLQDDSEIARDRTTTPIQTDTLLTHLDETVRSVDQDDLRTVTKELGLALGGAGRDLQTILDTSNDFITAADENFDVTVDLIRNANTVLDGQVDSERAFRRFARDLSSFTTTVAAHDKDLRTLIEDGSLGANELRTFLEDNEVELGDLINNLVTTGEVVVKHLDGIEQLLVIYPYVVEGSFTVVSKSPGTGLYDAHFGLVLTQDPAVCHAGYENTDRRPPQDGSNRPMKEDTRCTSPASETNARGAQNIQAPRAATGWGPADLAYDPDTGTLTSDPAAIERLERGGSVAPASLGEETWKWLYLQPLLARD
- a CDS encoding J domain-containing protein; amino-acid sequence: MSDVPTWYDLLDVDRDASTDEIRAAWKSQIADLEPGDRRFDALNRAARVLLDPVARSSYDAEHPVVVDDDPVADEAPAPASVDRATPPLVEEGAPAPVTGPGSDDATPGGVPSWLLAGLAIVAAGLVAVTAWMWTSADSGAGGSAARDAQVAAERAVVPVLSYDYEHLADDQRAAQALMTGSYREEYDKLFAVLEENAPQTRTKVSAEVVASGIVRASTDRVQVLVFVDRPTTNKLSSEPVVYKDQVTLSMQLVDGEWLVDDLVTSPVQG